A window of Gemmatimonadales bacterium contains these coding sequences:
- a CDS encoding GreA/GreB family elongation factor: MREKLSREIDQLSHELNVLLPQAIAQAVELGDLRENSEYKSALERQQFVQARLGQLHHRLNQLSQLANQEAPSDRVGLGSRVTVLDLETRETDTYMVVLAEMMDIDAGHISLASPLGRALKDGRVGDEISLRLPTTTRMLRITELVTVHQVEEVNGKR, from the coding sequence ATGCGGGAGAAGCTGAGCCGCGAAATCGACCAGCTCAGCCACGAGCTCAACGTCCTGCTTCCCCAGGCGATCGCGCAGGCCGTCGAGCTCGGCGACCTGCGGGAAAACTCGGAGTACAAGTCTGCGCTCGAGCGCCAGCAGTTCGTGCAGGCCCGCCTCGGTCAGTTGCACCATCGCCTGAATCAGTTGAGCCAGCTCGCGAACCAGGAGGCGCCATCCGACCGGGTCGGCCTGGGCTCGCGGGTCACCGTGCTCGATCTCGAGACCCGGGAAACCGATACGTACATGGTGGTGCTCGCCGAGATGATGGACATCGACGCCGGGCACATCTCGCTCGCCTCGCCCCTGGGCCGCGCCCTCAAGGATGGGCGCGTAGGCGACGAGATCAGCCTCCGCCTCCCGACCACAACCCGCATGCTCCGGATCACCGAGCTGGTGACCGTGCACCAGGTCGAGGAGGTCAACGGCAAGCGGTGA
- a CDS encoding co-chaperone GroES family protein: MTDFPPKQLLVVGDRVLLTPEEGEEQRTRVGLYLPPTAVDSQQVQSGLIVATGPGDPIADVSSLDDEPWKIGGGERRSRTMQARVGDHAIFFRKAAVEITFEDKRYLVVPQAAILVLVRQDIEI, encoded by the coding sequence GTGACGGACTTCCCGCCCAAGCAACTGCTCGTCGTCGGCGACCGCGTGCTGCTGACACCCGAAGAGGGCGAGGAGCAGCGGACGCGGGTGGGATTGTACCTGCCGCCCACCGCGGTCGATAGCCAGCAGGTGCAGAGCGGACTCATTGTCGCCACCGGCCCCGGCGATCCCATCGCCGACGTGTCGAGCCTCGACGACGAGCCGTGGAAGATCGGCGGCGGCGAGCGCCGCTCGCGCACCATGCAGGCCAGGGTCGGCGATCACGCGATCTTCTTCCGCAAAGCCGCGGTGGAGATCACGTTCGAGGACAAGCGGTATCTGGTCGTGCCGCAGGCGGCCATCCTGGTGCTGGTGCGGCAGGACATCGAGATCTAG